From Micromonospora echinospora, one genomic window encodes:
- a CDS encoding sulfatase: protein MHGPNRNGLSRRGLLGGAAGAALASLVPDPAFAARPPAPGRRPPNVVFVSVDDLGWDELGSYGNTFNETPELDRLAREGMRFTSAYAAAPLCSPTRAALMTGRYPVRTGITDFLRGEPAASDKYLSPDIPTLPDVLRPFGYTTGLVGKWHLTETYSGPYEERPGNPHAHGFDEVIVSERKYIGDGDYFHPYSFIPDLPAREPGEYLTDRLTAEAVDYITRHRHEPFFLHVSNYAVHTTLDAKPDLVAKYRAKPGAGQAPNRPVLAAMLESIDQQVGRIADTLADLGLDRDTLLLVTSDNGGPYRDANQPLRGGKGELYEGGIRVPLIAYWPGTVAPGQRNATPTSTVDVLPTVVDLAGGDPGGRFDGRSIAPVLTAGHEVERGPLFWVYPHFIGRTHPHAAVRSGQFKLVQYLRDGRSELYHLARDPAEGSDLSARHPQKARQLRTLLESHIADSGLFPALPTPEHYPTVELAESFDTDLRRWSVLPVTAYAAPPVVDGGRLAVTTDRMTHLVFRSDVAPGSDRVAVVLDPGTFAEAGTQDTVFVGLARDAGNYLLFRYHNGLRRVGWDLRVDGALITAGAEPLDNLDGTVDLTGPAARYAFVLHGHRATAYVDQGGGWEFLFTADTGGAVDFGDPAVRAQYRYAASVRLDDGTVTLDGLTARRA, encoded by the coding sequence ATGCACGGACCGAACCGGAACGGACTTTCGCGTCGCGGTCTCCTCGGCGGCGCCGCAGGCGCGGCCCTGGCCAGCCTCGTCCCGGATCCGGCGTTCGCGGCGCGTCCGCCGGCGCCGGGCCGCCGGCCGCCGAACGTCGTCTTCGTCTCCGTCGACGACCTCGGCTGGGACGAACTCGGCAGCTACGGCAACACGTTCAACGAGACGCCGGAGCTCGATCGGCTGGCTCGGGAAGGCATGCGCTTCACCAGCGCCTACGCCGCCGCGCCGCTGTGCTCGCCGACCCGCGCCGCGCTGATGACCGGCCGCTACCCGGTGCGTACGGGGATCACGGACTTCCTGCGCGGTGAGCCCGCGGCGAGCGACAAGTACCTGTCGCCGGACATCCCGACCCTGCCCGACGTCCTCCGTCCCTTCGGCTACACCACCGGCCTGGTCGGCAAGTGGCACCTGACCGAGACCTACAGCGGACCCTACGAGGAACGTCCGGGCAACCCCCACGCCCACGGTTTCGACGAGGTGATCGTCTCGGAACGGAAGTACATCGGCGACGGCGACTACTTCCACCCGTACTCCTTCATCCCGGACCTGCCGGCCCGGGAACCGGGCGAGTACCTCACCGACCGGCTGACGGCCGAAGCCGTCGACTACATCACCCGGCACCGCCACGAGCCGTTCTTCCTCCACGTGTCCAACTACGCGGTGCACACCACCCTGGACGCCAAACCCGACCTCGTCGCCAAGTACCGGGCCAAGCCGGGCGCCGGGCAGGCCCCGAACCGGCCGGTGCTGGCGGCCATGCTGGAGAGCATCGACCAGCAGGTGGGGCGGATCGCCGACACGCTCGCCGACCTCGGCCTGGACCGCGACACGCTGCTGCTGGTGACCTCCGACAACGGCGGCCCCTACCGCGACGCGAACCAACCGCTACGCGGCGGCAAGGGCGAGCTGTACGAAGGCGGCATCCGGGTGCCGCTGATCGCGTACTGGCCCGGCACGGTGGCACCGGGGCAGCGCAACGCCACCCCGACCAGCACCGTCGACGTGCTCCCGACCGTGGTGGACCTCGCCGGTGGCGACCCGGGCGGACGATTCGACGGCCGGAGCATCGCCCCGGTGCTCACCGCCGGCCACGAGGTGGAACGCGGCCCGCTGTTCTGGGTCTACCCGCACTTCATCGGCCGGACCCACCCCCACGCCGCCGTCCGGTCCGGGCAGTTCAAGCTGGTGCAGTACCTGCGGGACGGCCGCAGCGAGCTCTACCACCTGGCCCGCGACCCGGCCGAGGGCAGCGACCTGTCCGCGCGTCACCCGCAGAAGGCCCGACAACTGCGGACGCTGCTGGAGTCGCACATCGCCGACAGCGGCCTCTTCCCCGCGCTGCCGACGCCCGAGCACTACCCGACGGTGGAACTGGCGGAGTCGTTCGACACCGATCTGCGACGGTGGAGCGTCCTGCCGGTGACCGCGTACGCCGCGCCGCCCGTCGTCGACGGCGGCCGGCTCGCGGTGACGACGGACCGGATGACGCACCTGGTGTTCCGCTCCGACGTCGCCCCGGGCTCCGACCGGGTGGCGGTCGTGCTCGACCCGGGCACCTTCGCCGAAGCCGGCACCCAGGACACCGTCTTCGTTGGCCTCGCCCGGGACGCCGGGAACTACCTGCTGTTCCGCTACCACAACGGACTGCGCCGGGTGGGCTGGGACCTGCGTGTCGACGGCGCGTTGATCACCGCGGGCGCCGAGCCGTTGGACAACCTGGACGGCACGGTGGACCTGACCGGTCCGGCGGCCCGGTATGCGTTCGTCCTCCACGGCCACCGGGCGACGGCGTACGTCGACCAGGGGGGCGGATGGGAGTTCCTGTTCACCGCCGACACCGGTGGCGCCGTCGACTTCGGTGACCCGGCCGTACGCGCCCAGTACCGCTACGCCGCGAGCGTCCGCCTCGACGACGGCACCGTCACCCTCGACGGCCTCACCGCCCGTCGGGCCTGA
- a CDS encoding 4-hydroxyphenylacetate 3-hydroxylase family protein: MTGPTPPRRPLTGAEYVESLRDGREVWLDGERIRDVTTHPAFRNPVRMTARLYDALHDPDTADRLTVPTDTGGGGRTHAFFRAPRSAEDLLADRAAITEWARMTYGWMGRSPDYKASFLGTLGANADFYQPFRDNALRWYRESQERVLYWNHAIIHPPVDRNLPPDEVADTFVHVERETDAGVVVSGAKVVATGSAITHYNFVAHHGLPIRRKEFALVCTIPVGAPGVKLICRPSYTAAAAARSPFDYPLSSRLDENDTIFVLDKVLVPWENVFVYHDVERANDFFPGSGFVPRFTFHGCIRLTVKLEFLAGLLAKALEITGTADYRGVRSRFGEVLAWRNLFAGISDAMARNPLPWAGGSVLPNPEYGMAYRWFMTVGYPRVKEIIEQDVGSGLIYVNSSTRDFANPEVRPYLDRYLRGSNGYQAQDRVKVMKLLWDCVGTEFAGRHELYERNYAGNHEGVRLDLVRQAETTGRLDEFRALVDRCLAEYDLDGWTVPDLIA, encoded by the coding sequence GTGACCGGGCCGACGCCGCCCCGGCGTCCGCTGACCGGGGCGGAGTACGTGGAGAGCCTGCGCGACGGCCGGGAGGTCTGGCTCGACGGGGAACGGATCCGCGATGTCACCACCCATCCGGCCTTCCGCAACCCGGTGCGGATGACCGCCCGCCTCTACGACGCGTTGCACGACCCGGACACCGCCGACCGGCTCACCGTGCCCACGGACACCGGCGGCGGCGGGCGGACGCACGCCTTCTTCCGGGCGCCACGCAGCGCCGAGGACCTGCTGGCCGACCGGGCCGCGATCACCGAGTGGGCCCGGATGACCTACGGCTGGATGGGGCGCAGCCCGGACTACAAGGCCAGCTTCCTGGGCACCCTGGGCGCCAACGCCGACTTCTACCAGCCGTTCCGGGACAACGCGCTGCGCTGGTACCGGGAGTCCCAGGAACGGGTCCTGTACTGGAACCACGCGATCATCCACCCGCCGGTGGACCGCAACCTGCCGCCGGACGAGGTCGCGGACACGTTCGTCCACGTCGAACGGGAGACCGACGCCGGGGTGGTGGTCAGCGGCGCGAAGGTGGTGGCGACCGGGTCGGCGATAACCCACTACAACTTCGTGGCCCACCACGGCCTGCCGATCCGGCGCAAGGAGTTCGCGCTGGTGTGCACCATCCCGGTAGGCGCGCCCGGCGTCAAGCTAATCTGCCGTCCGTCGTACACCGCCGCGGCGGCGGCGCGCAGCCCGTTCGACTACCCGCTCTCCAGCCGGCTGGACGAGAACGACACGATCTTCGTCCTCGACAAGGTGCTGGTGCCGTGGGAGAACGTCTTCGTCTACCACGACGTCGAGCGGGCGAACGACTTCTTCCCGGGCTCCGGCTTCGTGCCCCGGTTCACCTTCCACGGCTGCATCCGGCTGACCGTGAAGCTGGAGTTCCTGGCCGGGCTGCTGGCCAAGGCACTGGAGATCACCGGCACGGCCGACTACCGGGGCGTGCGCAGCCGCTTCGGCGAGGTGCTGGCCTGGCGGAACCTGTTCGCCGGCATCAGCGACGCGATGGCCCGCAACCCGCTGCCCTGGGCCGGCGGCTCGGTCCTGCCGAACCCGGAGTACGGGATGGCGTACCGCTGGTTCATGACCGTCGGCTACCCGAGGGTCAAGGAGATCATCGAGCAGGACGTGGGCAGCGGCCTGATCTACGTCAACTCCAGCACCCGGGACTTCGCCAACCCGGAGGTCCGCCCCTACCTCGACCGCTACCTGCGGGGCAGCAACGGCTACCAGGCGCAGGACCGGGTCAAGGTGATGAAGCTGCTCTGGGACTGCGTGGGCACCGAGTTCGCCGGCCGGCACGAACTCTACGAACGCAACTACGCCGGCAACCACGAGGGCGTCCGGCTGGACCTGGTCCGCCAGGCGGAGACCACCGGCCGGCTCGACGAGTTCCGGGCCCTGGTCGACCGCTGCCTCGCCGAGTACGACCTGGACGGCTGGACCGTCCCCGACCTGATCGCCTGA
- a CDS encoding HAL/PAL/TAL family ammonia-lyase, translating into MNRSMPSADLVLDGRSLTIEEVVSVARPAEQVALRLSDGAADAMKSSLDLKHELLAQRIPIYGVTTGFGDSCVRQIAPEKAWDLQRNLVLYHLNGVGPTATPEVARASMLIRANSLARGVSAIRPGTVELLLRLVERDVLPLIPERGSLGASGDLVPLCYVAAALIGEGDVAHRGTVRPVADALAEEGLEPVRLEPKEGLSLINGTSFTAAFAALATADAEELAFVADLATAMSCEALLGNASHFHPFVHDSKPHPGQGHSAGLVRALLAGSALTTSYEEILLRREPLRERGYVRLDHRIQDKYSIRCAPHVTGVLRDTLTWVRPWVTTEINSATDNPLFDGELGALHHGGNFYAGHLGQAMDSLKVAVANIADLLDRQLELIVDEKFNNGLTPNLVSPTAPDDARAGLNHGFKGMQIACSAVTAEALKMAAPATVFSRSTEAHNQDKVSMGTIAARDARTIVELTRNVAAIHLIALAQAIDLRGVENASPAVRRVHAAIREVSPFVDGDRRLDLDVEAVAGLIRTGALRRAAGVAAPSDPAPVA; encoded by the coding sequence ATGAACCGATCCATGCCGAGCGCCGACCTGGTGCTCGACGGCCGTTCGCTGACCATCGAGGAGGTGGTGTCCGTCGCCCGGCCGGCCGAGCAGGTCGCCCTGCGCCTGAGCGACGGGGCGGCCGACGCCATGAAGTCCTCCCTCGACCTCAAGCACGAGTTGTTGGCGCAGCGCATCCCGATCTACGGGGTCACCACCGGGTTCGGCGACAGCTGCGTACGGCAGATCGCGCCGGAGAAGGCCTGGGACCTGCAACGCAACCTGGTCCTCTACCACCTCAACGGGGTGGGCCCGACGGCCACGCCGGAGGTCGCGCGGGCGTCGATGCTGATCCGGGCCAACTCCCTGGCCCGAGGCGTCTCGGCGATCCGCCCCGGCACCGTGGAGCTGCTGCTGCGCCTGGTCGAACGCGACGTCCTGCCGCTGATCCCGGAACGGGGCTCGCTCGGGGCCAGCGGGGACCTGGTGCCGCTCTGCTACGTCGCCGCCGCGCTGATCGGTGAGGGGGACGTCGCGCACCGGGGCACGGTCCGCCCGGTCGCCGACGCGCTCGCCGAGGAGGGTCTGGAGCCGGTACGGCTGGAGCCGAAGGAGGGCCTGTCCCTGATCAACGGCACCTCGTTCACCGCGGCCTTCGCCGCGCTCGCCACCGCCGACGCCGAGGAGCTGGCCTTCGTGGCCGACCTGGCGACCGCGATGTCGTGCGAGGCGCTGCTCGGCAACGCCTCGCACTTCCACCCGTTCGTGCACGACAGCAAGCCGCACCCCGGGCAGGGCCACAGCGCCGGCCTGGTCCGGGCGCTGCTCGCCGGCTCCGCGCTGACCACGTCGTACGAGGAGATCCTGCTGCGCCGGGAACCGCTGCGCGAGCGCGGCTACGTCCGGCTCGACCACCGGATCCAGGACAAGTACTCGATCCGGTGCGCGCCGCACGTCACCGGCGTGCTGCGGGACACGCTGACCTGGGTCCGGCCCTGGGTGACGACGGAGATCAACTCCGCGACCGACAACCCGCTCTTCGACGGCGAACTCGGCGCGCTGCACCACGGCGGGAACTTCTACGCCGGGCACCTCGGACAGGCCATGGACAGCCTCAAGGTGGCGGTGGCCAACATCGCCGACCTGTTGGACCGCCAACTGGAGCTGATCGTCGACGAGAAGTTCAACAACGGGCTGACCCCGAACCTGGTCAGCCCGACCGCGCCGGACGACGCCCGGGCCGGCCTGAACCACGGCTTCAAGGGCATGCAGATCGCCTGTTCGGCGGTGACCGCCGAGGCGCTGAAGATGGCCGCCCCGGCGACCGTCTTCTCCCGCTCCACCGAGGCGCACAACCAGGACAAGGTCAGCATGGGCACCATCGCCGCCCGGGATGCGCGGACCATCGTCGAGCTGACCCGCAACGTCGCCGCCATCCACCTGATCGCGCTGGCCCAGGCGATCGACCTGCGGGGCGTGGAGAACGCCTCCCCCGCCGTCCGGCGGGTGCACGCGGCGATCCGCGAGGTGTCCCCGTTCGTCGACGGCGACCGGCGGTTGGACCTCGACGTCGAGGCGGTCGCCGGGCTGATCCGCACCGGGGCGCTGCGCCGGGCCGCCGGGGTGGCCGCGCCGTCCGACCCGGCCCCGGTCGCGTGA
- a CDS encoding MFS transporter, with protein sequence MDHSTTSGDSATETGSAGTVQERPATGAVPPDPTVPGGDGASTRLPAAFHRLWTAAVVSGLGDGLRYTALPLLAASVSRAPGDVAAVTVAGMLPWLLFGLFVGVLADRVDRRTLMWTTDLVRGVVVAAFAVLLVVGEPSIPLIVAFAFAVGCAQVVFDTAAGAFLPAVVNPAQLGAANGRLMAAQVLTSQFIGPPIAGLVFAFSVAWLFAVDAFTFVLAAVLVLTIRVPRREPGADGAGVGRDVIEGLRWLNRHRVLRDQSVIYGAMALVSGALLGIFVLYVNDHLGLGSLGYGLLMACFALGNVAVAPLVPRLRARWGDRAALTTAVLVVILTLTSLALLPTPVVAGLSLFLFGAAAMTWMVVTVTVRQELVPDALLGRVTSTYRMIGFGANPLGALAAGVTATLIGIRPMLAAGAALVAVVAVAFRAGLGSQAAVDEHVGKDPAGA encoded by the coding sequence GTGGATCATTCGACGACCTCCGGCGATTCCGCGACCGAGACCGGATCGGCGGGCACGGTCCAGGAGCGACCCGCCACCGGCGCCGTACCGCCGGATCCGACCGTCCCGGGCGGCGACGGCGCGTCCACCCGCCTGCCGGCGGCGTTCCATCGACTCTGGACCGCGGCGGTCGTCAGCGGCCTCGGTGACGGCCTCCGCTACACCGCCCTGCCGCTGCTGGCCGCGAGCGTCTCCCGGGCCCCCGGCGACGTCGCCGCGGTGACCGTCGCGGGCATGCTGCCCTGGCTGCTCTTCGGCCTCTTCGTGGGGGTGCTGGCCGACCGCGTCGACCGGCGCACCCTGATGTGGACCACCGACCTGGTACGCGGCGTCGTGGTCGCGGCCTTCGCGGTGCTGCTCGTGGTCGGCGAGCCGTCCATCCCGCTCATCGTGGCCTTCGCGTTCGCCGTGGGCTGCGCGCAGGTGGTCTTCGACACCGCTGCCGGGGCCTTCCTGCCCGCCGTCGTCAACCCGGCGCAACTCGGCGCGGCCAACGGCCGCCTCATGGCGGCGCAGGTGCTCACCTCCCAGTTCATCGGTCCGCCGATCGCCGGCCTGGTGTTCGCCTTCAGCGTCGCGTGGCTGTTCGCCGTGGACGCGTTCACCTTCGTGCTCGCCGCGGTGCTCGTGCTCACCATCCGGGTGCCCCGCCGGGAGCCGGGAGCGGACGGCGCCGGCGTAGGCCGGGACGTGATCGAGGGGCTGCGGTGGCTCAACCGGCACCGGGTGCTGCGCGACCAGTCGGTCATCTACGGGGCGATGGCCCTGGTCAGCGGCGCGCTGCTCGGCATCTTCGTCCTCTACGTCAACGACCACCTGGGCCTCGGCAGCCTCGGCTACGGCCTGCTGATGGCGTGCTTCGCCCTCGGCAACGTGGCCGTCGCGCCGCTGGTGCCCCGGCTGCGCGCCCGGTGGGGCGACCGGGCCGCGTTGACCACCGCGGTCCTGGTGGTGATCCTCACCCTCACCTCGCTGGCCCTGCTGCCGACGCCGGTCGTCGCCGGCCTGTCCCTGTTCCTCTTCGGTGCCGCCGCGATGACCTGGATGGTGGTCACCGTGACCGTCCGCCAGGAACTCGTCCCCGACGCCCTGCTCGGTCGGGTCACCAGCACCTACCGGATGATCGGGTTCGGGGCCAACCCGCTCGGCGCCCTGGCGGCCGGGGTGACCGCCACCCTGATCGGCATCCGGCCGATGCTGGCCGCCGGCGCGGCGCTGGTGGCGGTGGTCGCCGTGGCGTTCCGGGCCGGCCTGGGCAGCCAGGCGGCGGTCGACGAGCACGTAGGAAAGGACCCGGCCGGAGCCTGA
- a CDS encoding class I SAM-dependent methyltransferase: protein MLDYRTVNRANWDERAAAHAASPDYAVDRFAADPDFLSSVVRFDRPRLGDVAGLRGVHLQCHIGTDTVSLARLGARMTGLDFSGPALAQARRLASSAGVDVDFVEADVYDAADVLNAGGYDLVFTGIGALCWLPSVDRWAEVVGRLLKPGGRLFIREGHPMLWAVDDRRTDGVLALEFPYFERPEPSVWDDGGTYVATDATFTHNVTHEWNHGIGEVISAVIAAGLQVTGFVEHDSAPWEALPGRMTLGDDEEWRLTERPERLPLTYTLQAVRTG, encoded by the coding sequence ATGCTCGACTACCGCACCGTCAACCGGGCCAACTGGGACGAGCGGGCCGCCGCCCACGCCGCCTCCCCGGACTACGCCGTCGACCGGTTCGCCGCCGACCCCGACTTCCTGAGCTCGGTGGTCCGGTTCGACCGGCCCCGCCTCGGCGACGTCGCCGGGCTGCGGGGCGTGCACCTGCAGTGCCACATCGGCACCGACACCGTCTCGCTGGCCCGGCTCGGGGCGAGGATGACCGGGCTCGACTTCTCCGGACCGGCGCTCGCCCAGGCCCGCCGGCTCGCCAGCAGCGCGGGCGTCGACGTCGACTTCGTCGAGGCCGACGTCTACGACGCGGCGGACGTGCTCAACGCGGGCGGCTACGACCTGGTCTTCACCGGGATCGGCGCGCTCTGCTGGCTGCCCAGCGTCGACCGGTGGGCCGAGGTGGTCGGGCGTCTACTCAAGCCGGGCGGGCGGCTCTTCATCCGGGAGGGACACCCGATGCTGTGGGCCGTCGACGACCGCCGCACCGACGGGGTCCTCGCCCTGGAGTTCCCGTACTTCGAGAGGCCCGAGCCGTCCGTCTGGGACGATGGCGGCACCTACGTGGCGACCGACGCGACGTTCACCCACAACGTGACCCACGAGTGGAACCACGGCATTGGCGAGGTGATCAGCGCGGTGATCGCCGCCGGTCTCCAGGTCACCGGGTTCGTCGAACACGACAGCGCGCCCTGGGAGGCCCTGCCCGGTCGGATGACGCTCGGCGACGACGAGGAGTGGCGGCTCACCGAACGACCGGAGCGGCTCCCGCTCACGTACACCCTCCAGGCCGTCCGGACCGGCTGA
- a CDS encoding formylglycine-generating enzyme family protein: MAAGHHHGSAGPTAPSCCAPAGRQQVAATGGLLRIGRRPQPAPAVREADRPRSTRGQVGLPGGTFAMGDAFGEGYPGDGEGPVHEVTVGPFTIDATTVTNAAFATFVKATGYVTEAEALGVSAVFHLQVRAERPDILGAATGTPWWLVVRGADWRRPYGPASSIADLQNHPVVQVTWNDARAYAAWAGKRLPTEAEWEYAARGGLAGSRFPWGDELLPRGRWNCNIWQGEFPRRNTTEDGFVGTAPVKQYTPNGYGLFNMVGNVWEWCADWFAPDTYARRAGTHVVDPGGPTDPDATGRRVMRGGSFLCHDSYCYRYRVAARSGNTPDSAASNVGFRCA; this comes from the coding sequence ATGGCCGCCGGCCACCACCACGGCAGCGCCGGGCCCACCGCGCCGAGTTGCTGCGCGCCCGCCGGTCGACAGCAGGTCGCCGCGACCGGTGGGCTGCTCCGGATCGGGCGCCGGCCGCAGCCGGCCCCCGCCGTCCGGGAGGCCGACCGGCCGCGCTCCACACGCGGCCAGGTCGGCCTCCCCGGCGGGACCTTCGCCATGGGCGACGCCTTCGGTGAGGGCTACCCCGGCGACGGGGAGGGGCCGGTGCACGAGGTCACCGTCGGACCGTTCACCATCGACGCCACGACGGTTACCAACGCCGCTTTCGCGACGTTCGTGAAGGCCACCGGCTACGTCACCGAGGCCGAGGCGCTCGGCGTCTCCGCGGTCTTCCACCTCCAGGTGCGGGCCGAACGTCCCGACATCCTCGGGGCCGCCACCGGCACCCCCTGGTGGCTGGTGGTCCGGGGCGCCGACTGGCGACGCCCCTACGGCCCGGCGTCCTCGATCGCGGACCTCCAGAACCACCCCGTGGTCCAGGTGACCTGGAACGACGCCCGCGCGTACGCCGCCTGGGCGGGCAAGCGCCTGCCCACCGAAGCCGAGTGGGAGTACGCCGCCCGGGGCGGTCTGGCGGGATCCCGGTTCCCCTGGGGCGACGAGTTGCTCCCACGTGGTCGGTGGAACTGCAACATCTGGCAGGGCGAGTTCCCCCGACGCAACACCACGGAGGACGGCTTCGTCGGCACCGCGCCCGTCAAGCAGTACACCCCCAACGGCTACGGCCTGTTCAACATGGTCGGAAACGTGTGGGAGTGGTGCGCGGACTGGTTCGCCCCCGACACCTACGCCCGGCGCGCCGGCACCCACGTCGTCGATCCCGGCGGGCCGACGGATCCGGACGCCACCGGGCGGCGCGTGATGCGCGGCGGATCGTTCCTCTGCCACGACTCCTACTGCTACCGCTACCGGGTGGCGGCCCGCTCCGGGAACACCCCGGACTCCGCCGCCTCCAACGTCGGCTTCCGCTGCGCCTGA
- the hisC gene encoding histidinol-phosphate transaminase translates to MTVPSRASATAEPGYRPTLVEPGLVQLANNEVPDGPLPGAARALAAATTGVHRYPDPAAARLVDRLADHLAVAAGRVVVGDGSVSLCQQVLQALCGPGDEVVAGSPSFELYPVLSRAAGAVPRAVALTGGHVLDLDAMTAAVTPATRVVFLCNPNNPTGTTVDRADLDRFLDRVPDRVLVVLDEAYRDFVDDRAVPDGVDLARSHGNVAVLRTFSKGYGLAGLRVGYGVFPVPVADAVRRLALPYAVNALAQTAALASLDAGDELRDRCRRIGRERDRVRAELVRAGFAVPPSQANFLWLPVGDRAEALSAHCWRHGVLVRAFPGLGVRVSVGTPAENDAFLRLVRAPESPPDPAEAG, encoded by the coding sequence ATGACCGTCCCCTCCCGGGCATCCGCCACCGCCGAACCGGGCTACCGGCCCACCCTGGTCGAGCCGGGGCTGGTCCAGCTGGCCAACAACGAGGTTCCCGACGGGCCGCTTCCCGGGGCGGCACGCGCGCTCGCGGCGGCCACCACGGGCGTGCACCGCTACCCGGACCCGGCCGCCGCCCGGCTGGTCGACCGGCTCGCCGATCATCTCGCGGTCGCCGCCGGGCGGGTCGTCGTCGGCGACGGGTCGGTCAGCCTCTGCCAGCAGGTCCTCCAGGCGCTCTGCGGGCCGGGCGACGAGGTCGTGGCCGGTTCGCCGTCCTTCGAGCTGTACCCGGTGCTGAGCCGGGCCGCCGGCGCGGTGCCGAGGGCGGTCGCGCTGACCGGCGGGCACGTTCTCGACCTCGACGCGATGACCGCCGCCGTCACCCCGGCTACCCGGGTCGTCTTCCTGTGCAACCCGAACAACCCGACGGGCACCACCGTCGACCGGGCCGACCTGGACCGTTTCCTCGACCGGGTGCCCGACCGCGTCCTGGTGGTGCTCGACGAGGCGTACCGCGACTTCGTCGACGACCGCGCCGTGCCCGACGGCGTCGACCTGGCCCGCTCGCACGGGAACGTGGCGGTGCTGCGCACCTTCTCCAAGGGGTACGGGCTGGCCGGGCTCCGCGTCGGCTACGGCGTGTTCCCGGTGCCGGTCGCCGACGCGGTACGCCGCCTCGCGCTGCCGTACGCGGTGAACGCGCTCGCCCAGACCGCCGCCCTCGCCTCGCTCGACGCCGGGGACGAGTTGCGCGACCGGTGCCGGCGGATCGGGCGGGAACGGGACCGGGTGCGGGCGGAACTGGTCCGGGCCGGATTCGCCGTCCCGCCGAGCCAGGCCAACTTCCTGTGGCTGCCCGTCGGCGACCGGGCCGAGGCACTGTCCGCGCACTGCTGGCGGCACGGGGTGCTGGTCCGCGCGTTCCCCGGACTGGGCGTGCGGGTCAGCGTCGGCACGCCGGCCGAGAACGACGCCTTCCTCCGGCTGGTGCGCGCACCCGAGAGCCCTCCCGATCCGGCGGAAGCGGGTTGA
- a CDS encoding response regulator transcription factor, with translation MGAGLAESAAPVSGATGRIRILVGGNHPIFRSGLGLMLGELSPAFTIVGEAAEAGAVADAARRRAADVVVYDEDSLGSASVLASVAQLAPQRSARAVVLLGLDAGDSCREYLRAGARGLLFRDGGADELGFAVRSVAEGGVYLTPRLAGVIVRPLVCSGRPGGSTGRLVGRGDPLTLRQTEILDLMLTGVSNAEIAAELSLSEKTVKFHVSNILGKLNLKNRTQVLAHLMGGRITAEGGPEKG, from the coding sequence GTGGGCGCTGGTCTCGCAGAATCCGCAGCGCCGGTCTCTGGCGCGACAGGCCGGATCCGCATACTCGTCGGCGGCAACCATCCGATATTCCGGTCCGGCCTCGGCCTGATGCTCGGGGAACTGTCCCCGGCGTTCACGATCGTGGGCGAGGCGGCCGAGGCCGGGGCGGTGGCCGACGCCGCCCGGCGGCGGGCGGCGGACGTCGTCGTCTACGACGAGGACAGTCTGGGGTCCGCGTCGGTGCTGGCCTCCGTCGCGCAGCTCGCCCCGCAGCGGTCCGCCCGGGCGGTCGTGCTGCTCGGCCTCGACGCCGGGGACTCCTGTCGGGAGTACCTGCGGGCCGGGGCCCGGGGGTTGCTGTTCCGGGACGGCGGTGCCGACGAGCTGGGATTCGCCGTCCGGTCGGTGGCCGAGGGGGGTGTCTACCTCACACCCCGGCTGGCCGGGGTGATCGTGCGGCCACTGGTCTGCTCGGGGCGCCCCGGCGGGTCGACGGGCCGCCTGGTCGGCCGGGGTGACCCGCTCACCCTCCGGCAGACGGAGATCCTCGACCTGATGCTCACCGGAGTGTCCAACGCGGAGATCGCCGCCGAGCTGTCGCTCAGCGAGAAGACCGTGAAGTTCCACGTGTCGAACATTCTGGGAAAGCTCAACCTGAAGAACCGGACCCAGGTGCTGGCCCACCTGATGGGCGGGCGGATCACCGCCGAGGGGGGTCCGGAGAAGGGGTGA